The Pseudomonas protegens genome contains the following window.
TGCTCATCGGTGTAGGGCTTGGTCACCCGGGGGGCTTCCCAGATCCGCTCGACACTCATGGCGTGACTGAACTGGCACTCGCAGGGTTCCACCAGACCGCTGATGGGCGCCGCTGAAGAAGGATCGGGGCTGCAGGCCAGGGGTATATGCCCTTCCCCGGCAAACAGCCCGGAGGTGGCATCCAGGCCGATCCAGCCGGCACCGGGCAGGTAGACCTCGCACCAGGCATGCAGGTCGGTGAAATCCACGTCGGTGCCCGAAGGACCGTCCAGGGCCTTGACGTCCGCGCTCAGCTGGATGAGGTAGCCGGAGACGAACCGCGCCGCCAGTCCCAGGTGGCGCAGCAGCTGCACCAGCAGCCAGGCCGAGTCACGACACGAGCCCGACGCATTGACCAGGGTCTGCTCCGGGCTCTGCACCCCGGGCTCCATGCGGATCAGGTAGGCAATGTCGTCGCTGAGCCGCTGATTCAGGCCCACCAGGAAATCCACGGTCGGCACTGGCGCGCGCGGGATGGCGTCCAGGTAGGCCTGGAAGGTCGGGGTCAGAGGCAGGGTTTCCAGGTAGGGCGCCAACTCCCGCCGCTCATCGGCGGCGTAGCTGAATGGGATCTGCTGCGCGTAGGGCTCGAGGAAAAAATCGAAGGGATTGAACACCGCCATTTCCGCCAGCAGATCCACTTCGATGCGCAGTTCGGTGGTTTTCTCCGGGAACACCAGGCGCGCCAGGTAATTGCCCTGGGGGTCCTGTTGCCAGTTGATGAAATGCTCCTCGGGCTCAACCTTCAAGGCATAGGCCAGAATCCGCGTGCGGCTGTGGGGCGCCGGGCGCAGGCGGACGATCTGCGGGCCCAGCTCGACGGCGCGGTCGTAGCGATAGTGCGTGACGTGGTGCAATGCGACATGGATCGACACGGCGTGCCTCCTGCGAGCCTGAGCGGTGGATGGACCCGCGCAAGACTTATGCCAGCGCACAGATCCGGGGGTTTTGTTCAACGACTCGGGGCAGTACAGCACCAAAACCGCGCAACCGGTGCATCCCTGTGCAAGGGATTGCACGAAAATGCACCCGCCGACCGGGCCAGCATCAACGGCGCTTGCGCGGTTGCCTGGCGGCAGCCTGGAGGCGCCGACGCTCGTGGCGGATCTCCAGCAGGCGTTCACGCATCTCCCGGTACCGCCGGCTGTTGAGCAACAGCAGGCCGAGCAGTGGCACGAGCATGGCGCACAGGTACACGCCCTGGTGCGGACGGTACTGGAACATCGGCACCACCAGCAGCAGGCAGGTCAGAAAGTAGCCGGCCACCAGCCACACCGCCCAGGCCACACCGCGCACGATCAGCAGGTTGCCCAGCACCAGCAGCGGAATCAGCAGCAACAGGCCCAGCAGCAGGTAGTCGTCGCGCTGGGCCGGCGCCATGCCCCGCCAATAGGTGGTTGCGCACAGGGACAGCAGCAGCGAAGCGCTGAAGCAGCCGAGCAGGACCGTAAGCATGAAAATCGGAAAATAACGCGCGAGGAACTCAGCCATCCGGCCGCCGCCAATCACTGGTCGAACTCCTCGTAGAGGCCCACCGCCAGGGTCTTCACCGTGCCCAGGTTGCCGGAGCTGTAACTGCCGGCGGTGCTCAGGGCGGCGCCCAGGGCGTCCTTCATCTGCGTCAGGGTGGCGTGCTTGATCTGCGCCGACGAGTAGCGCTTGGGCAGCCCCCCTGCCCGTTGCTGCAACTTGAGCAGTTTGGGCGTCAGGCTGGGGTCGCGCAGGCTGAGCAACTCCTTGGTCAATTTGGCCCGCTCCTGGCGATTGAGGCCCTTGAGCAACTGCACCCAGCTTTTGCCGGTGCCGGCGGCCTTGCTGGCCTTGAGCAGCTTGACCGTGGTCAGCGCCGAGCCGCCGACGCCCACCAGCGAGATGCCGTCGAGGATCGGCGAGACGGTGTTGTACCACTCGGCGTCGTCCATGCGGTCGTTGGCCGCCGGGTCCTGGATCTCGTTGATCACCCGGGCGCCACCGATGGCGCACTGGGCAGTGCCCGCCGCGGCGACGGTGACTCCCAGGCCGACCATCCACGCGCTGGCGCCGGCGGTGAACGGCACGGCGATGCTGCCACTGAAGACCACCAGCCAGCCGATGACCGCGGCGGTGCAGGACAGCGTGGTGTTGAACGATTCGGTGGCCAGGCGGGATTCCCGGGGGTTGTTCTTCACTTGATCGACGAACTGCTGGGGCGCGATGTACTTCTTCGCCTCCCGCAGGATGATGCGCTTGGGCGTGATGCTGCAGATCGGCTTGAATTCGCGCAGGGTCACCACGTTGAAGTCGGCATCGATGTACACCACCCCGGCGCCGACAATCGCTGGGTCGGCGTCAATCGCGGCGAACAGGCGCGGCAGGTTGATCTGGCTTTCGATACGTTGGCGGGCAAGAAACTGCGAAGGGCTGGAGTCCATGCCAATGGCGGCTAACGAGCTGGTCACGGGATTCATCCTTGGTCTGGCGATTGAAAGCTGCCTGATGGCCTCAAGCCATCCCGGCACTAGGGCGATAAAAACCCGGCAACCTTAACAAAGCCCTGGCGATTTGTTGCCCGCGCTCGGGCAAAAAAATCCAGCGCCCTAAAAGCAAAACGCCAGCTCGGCGGCTGGCGTTTTGTGGGTTTAGCGCGGTACCACCGGCTTGCGGGTCGGCTTCTTGCCTTTGCCCTTGGCGGCGTCGGCACGCTCCTTGGCGGCCTGCTTGTTGCGGGCGAACGCCGCAGCCTTGGCCTGCTCGCGCTTGTCCCAGGCATTGCCGCCGTCGCTGCCACGCGGTGGCAGGCCGGTGTGCTGGGTGAGGATCCGGGTTTCCTTGGCCACCTTGTGGCTGCCAGCCGGGGTCGAGTTCTTGCGCCGGGCGCTCTGGTAGCTGTCGGTGGCCGGTTGATGGGCCGGAATCAGCTGGTGCTTGCCCGGGCCGATCAGGTCGCCACGGCCCATGCGCAGCAGGGCCTCGCGCAGCATCGGCCAGCCCTTCGGATCGTGATAGCGCAGGAAGGCCTTGTGCAGGCGGCGTTGCTCCTCGCTCTTGACGATGGTCACGCCGTCGCTCTTGTAGGTGACCTTGCGCAGCGGGTTCTTGCCCGAGTGGTACATGGCGGTGGCGGTGGCCATCGGCGACGGGTAGAACGCCTGCACCTGGTCGGCGCGGAAGCCGTTGCCCTTGAGCCACAGGGCCAGG
Protein-coding sequences here:
- a CDS encoding NAD synthetase — its product is MNPVTSSLAAIGMDSSPSQFLARQRIESQINLPRLFAAIDADPAIVGAGVVYIDADFNVVTLREFKPICSITPKRIILREAKKYIAPQQFVDQVKNNPRESRLATESFNTTLSCTAAVIGWLVVFSGSIAVPFTAGASAWMVGLGVTVAAAGTAQCAIGGARVINEIQDPAANDRMDDAEWYNTVSPILDGISLVGVGGSALTTVKLLKASKAAGTGKSWVQLLKGLNRQERAKLTKELLSLRDPSLTPKLLKLQQRAGGLPKRYSSAQIKHATLTQMKDALGAALSTAGSYSSGNLGTVKTLAVGLYEEFDQ